From Vanacampus margaritifer isolate UIUO_Vmar chromosome 8, RoL_Vmar_1.0, whole genome shotgun sequence, a single genomic window includes:
- the pcsk1 gene encoding neuroendocrine convertase 1, whose product MELRCRSAVMCCFLAVLSSAVPRSVGSPYVDRQYLNEWAVEIPGGQDAAAEIARELDYQLVRQIGALKDHFLFRHRKHPRRMKRSATHVTRQLSEDDRVVWAEQQYEKRRSKRASLGQCRDCPADKLFDDPMWNQQWYLQDTRTSSSLPKLDLHVIPVWQKGITGKGVVITVLDDGLEWNHTDIYSNYDAAASYDFNDNDADPFPRYDATNENKHGTRCAGEIAMQADNNKCGVGVAFNSKVGGIRMLDGIVTDAIEASSIGFNPDHVDIYSASWGPNDDGKTVEGPGRLAQKAFEYGIQMGRGGKGSIFVWASGNGGRQGDNCDCDGYTDSIYTISISSASQQGLSPWYAEKCSSTLATAYSSGDYTDQRITSADLHNECTQTHTGTSASAPLAAGIFALALEQNPDLTWRDLQHIVVWTSEFDPLANNPGWKRNGAGLMVNSRFGFGLLNAKALVDLADPATWKHVPEKKQCIVRDDTFQPRDLKAAGETTIEIPTKACAGQENSIGSLEHVQVEASIEYTRRGDLHITLTSPAGTSTVLLAERERDTSSNGFRNWDFMSVHTWGEDPSGTWTLKITDTSGRMENEGRILSWKLILHGTSEKPEHMKKPRVYIAYNAVQNDRRGVEHMDDMMEEPTQAHPPLKTKTQGLAPPDAEKKPQKPAKPTYSPTQALLRLLQTAFNRQSPAIRQPQTAWGRQQPGRMSSFLATRTPPQKLYQALDMINKYGGPGHSVYTDYSDGFYSTKPYRHRDDRLLQALFQMIDDDQK is encoded by the exons ATGGAATTGAGATGTCGTTCCGCGGTGATGTGTTGTTTCCTCGCCGTCCTCTCCTCGGCGGTTCCACGCTCCGTGGGCTCGCCTTACGTGGACCGACAGTATCTGAACGAGTGGGCCGTCGAGATCCCGGGTGGACAGGATGCCGCGGCGGAGATCGCCCGAGAGCTGGACTACCAACTGGTCCGACAG ATTGGGGCCCTGAAGGACCATTTCTTGTTCAGGCATCGCAAACATCCTCGCAGAATGAAGCGAAGTGCCACACACGTCACCAGGCAGTTGTCGGAGGATGATCGG GTGGTGTGGGCAGAGCAGCAGTATGAGAAACGACGCAGCAAGCGAGCATCCCTCGGGCAGTGCAGGGACTGCCCGGCGGACAAGCTGTTTGATGATCCCATGTGGAACCAGCAGTGGTATCTG CAAGACACACGCACGTCATCTTCCCTGCCCAAGTTGGACCTGCACGTCATCCCAGTGTGGCAGAAGGGGATCACGGGCAAAGGAGTGGTCATCACTGTTCTGGATGACGGGCTGGAGTGGAACCACACAGACATCTACTCCAACTAC GACGCAGCAGCCAGCTATGACTTCAACGACAATGATGCTGACCCGTTCCCCAGATATGACGCCACCAATGAAAACAA GCACGGGACCAGATGTGCCGGTGAGATCGCCATGCAAGCAGACAACAATAAATGTGGTGTCGGGGTGGCCTTCAATTCCAAAGTTGGAG GCATTCGCATGCTGGATGGGATTGTAACGGATGCCATTGAGGCCAGCTCTATTGGCTTCAATCCCGATCATGTGGACATCTACAGTGCTAGCTGGGGGCCCAATGATGATGGCAAAACTGTCGAAGGTCCGGGTCGCCTGGCTCAAAAAGCCTTTGAGTATGGCATCCAGATG GGCCGAGGCGGGAAGGGCTCAATCTTTGTTTGGGCATCAGGTAACGGTGGCCGCCAGGGGGATAACTGTGACTGTGATGGCTACACAGACAGCATCTACACGATCTCAATCAGCAGCGCCTCCCAGCAGGGCTTGTCTCCATGGTACGCTGAAAAATGCTCCTCCACTCTGGCTACAGCGTACAGCAGTGGAGATTACACTGACCAGAGGATT ACCAGCGCTGATCTACACAATGAGTGCACACAGACTCACACAGGAACGTCGGCCTCCGCCCCGCTAGCTGCTGGAATATTTGCCCTGGCACTCGAGCAAAA TCCAGATCTGACCTGGAGAGACCTGCAGCATATTGTGGTCTGGACGTCAGAGTTCGATCCCTTGGCCAATAATCCAGGATGGAAAAGGAATGGGGCCGGACTGATGGTCAACAGTCGCTTTGGTTTCGGGCTGCTCAATGCCAAAGCTTTGGTTGACCTCGCTGACCCTGCAACATGGAAGCATGTGCCAGAAAAAAAGCAGTGCATCGTGAGGGATGACACATTCCAGCCCAG GGATTTGAAAGCAGCAGGGGAGACCACCATAGAGATTCCAACCAAAGCCTGTGCGGGGCAGGAGAACTCCATTGGCTCACTGGAGCATGTGCAGGTGGAGGCCAGCATTGAATACACCAGGAGAGGCGATCTGCATATCACACTCACTTCGCCAGCtg GCACCAGCACGGTGCTGCTAGCTGAGCGTGAGCGTGACACGTCCTCCAATGGTTTTAGAAACTGGGATTTCATGTCTGTCCACACATGGGGTGAAGACCCTTCTGGTACTTGGACCCTCAAGATAACTGACACT TCGGGCCGTATGGAGAATGAGGGTCGGATCTTGAGCTGGAAATTGATTCTTCACGGAACATCTGAGAAGCCGGAGCACATGAAGAAGCCTCGAGTGTACATTGCCTATAATGCTGTGCAGAACGACCGGCGTGGTGTGGAACATATGGATGACATGATGGAG GAACCCACTCAGGCCCATCCACCTCTGAAGACCAAAACACAAGGCTTAGCTCCTCCCGATgcagaaaagaaaccccaaaaGCCAGCAAAGCCCACTTACTCACCCACACAGGCCTTGTTGCGTCTCCTGCAGACAGCCTTTAATAGGCAAAGCCCGGCCATCCGTCAGCCCCAAACAGCCTGGGGCAGGCAGCAGCCTGGGAGGATGTCCTCCTTCCTGGCAACAAGAACCCCCCCACAGAAGCTGTACCAAGCTCTGGACATGATCAACAAGTATGGTGGCCCAGGGCACAGCGTCTACACTGACTATAGTGATGGCTTCTACAGCACTAAGCCATACAGGCATCGAGATGACCGACTGCTGCAGGCCCTGTTTCAGATGATCGATGATGACCAGAAATGA
- the LOC144056668 gene encoding globoside alpha-1,3-N-acetylgalactosaminyltransferase 1-like isoform X1: MALFPFCKTATGAIRVSRIQLLVYCVLLCIILYFLHGRKVGGNVKSPHPYFRSVGGERTEMENSKAAQQTPVETPWGAPLVWGDNRNSVRRRAEFAQQEIRIGLLTLVVGTYAQHVRRFISSAEIYFLPSQMVTYYILIDNPRTLDPPIKLGPGRELKVLPVTEFPGKLVYRRMPILADTIKNQIGREVEYIFCADIDQEFVAPVEEEILGDLVATLHPELYGKPRKGLPYEKDEDSSAYVKKDEGDYYYTSELYGGLVRDVYRMALGCSLLILKDQANGIMASGHEESYLNRYLITHRPTCVLSPEYNWWDSGLAVDVPEKRLVSLGRQCEAFDAEKREKYRC; encoded by the exons ATGGCGCTGTTCCCATTCTGCAAGACAGCCACAG GAGCCATCAGAGTGTCCAGGATACAGCTGCTTGTGTACTGTGTTCTACTGTGCATTATCCTAT ACTTCCTTCATGGGCGTAAGGTTGGTGGCAACGTGAAGTCCCCTCATCCTTACTTTCGCTCCGTGGGAGGAGAGAGGACAGAAATGGAGAACAGCAAGGCAGCACAACAGACCCCTGTGGAGACTCCTTGGGGTGCTCCTTTAGTTTGGGGTGACAACCGCAACTCAGTAAGGAGAAGGGCTGAATTTGCACAGCAAGAAATCCGGATAGGCCTGCTGACTTTAGTAGTGGGAACATATGCCCAACACGTGAGACGTTTCATCTCCTCAGCAGAAATCTACTTCCTCCCAAGTCAAATGGTCACTTACTATATTCTCATTGATAACCCTCGCACGTTGGATCCTCCCATCAAGTTGGGGCCTGGACGAGAGTTGAAGGTGCTTCCTGTTACGGAGTTTCCAGGCAAGCTGGTCTATCGCCGTATGCCCATTTTAGCTGACACCATCAAAAACCAAATTGGCAGGGAGGTTGAGTACATTTTCTGTGCTGATATTGACCAGGAGTTTGTGGCTCCTGTGGAAGAAGAAATACTTGGTGACCTGGTTGCCACCTTGCACCCCGAACTCTATGGCAAGCCACGGAAGGGGCTTCCTTATGAAAAGGATGAAGACTCGTCAGCTTACGTGAAGAAGGATGAAGGTGACTACTACTACACCTCTGAGCTCTATGGTGGGCTGGTTCGCGATGTGTACAGAATGGCTCTCGGTTGTTCTTTGCTCATTCTGAAGGACCAGGCTAATGGCATCATGGCCAGCGGCCACGAAGAGAGCTACTTGAACCGATACTTGATCACTCACCGGCCAACCTGCGTGCTTTCACCAGAGTACAACTGGTGGGATTCGGGGCTGGCTGTGGACGTGCCTGAGAAGAGGCTGGTCTCATTGGGAAGGCAATGTGAGGCTTTCGATGCTGAGAAGAGGGAGAAGTATCGGTGTTGA
- the LOC144056668 gene encoding globoside alpha-1,3-N-acetylgalactosaminyltransferase 1-like isoform X2, whose product MALFPFCKTATDFLHGRKVGGNVKSPHPYFRSVGGERTEMENSKAAQQTPVETPWGAPLVWGDNRNSVRRRAEFAQQEIRIGLLTLVVGTYAQHVRRFISSAEIYFLPSQMVTYYILIDNPRTLDPPIKLGPGRELKVLPVTEFPGKLVYRRMPILADTIKNQIGREVEYIFCADIDQEFVAPVEEEILGDLVATLHPELYGKPRKGLPYEKDEDSSAYVKKDEGDYYYTSELYGGLVRDVYRMALGCSLLILKDQANGIMASGHEESYLNRYLITHRPTCVLSPEYNWWDSGLAVDVPEKRLVSLGRQCEAFDAEKREKYRC is encoded by the exons ATGGCGCTGTTCCCATTCTGCAAGACAGCCACAG ACTTCCTTCATGGGCGTAAGGTTGGTGGCAACGTGAAGTCCCCTCATCCTTACTTTCGCTCCGTGGGAGGAGAGAGGACAGAAATGGAGAACAGCAAGGCAGCACAACAGACCCCTGTGGAGACTCCTTGGGGTGCTCCTTTAGTTTGGGGTGACAACCGCAACTCAGTAAGGAGAAGGGCTGAATTTGCACAGCAAGAAATCCGGATAGGCCTGCTGACTTTAGTAGTGGGAACATATGCCCAACACGTGAGACGTTTCATCTCCTCAGCAGAAATCTACTTCCTCCCAAGTCAAATGGTCACTTACTATATTCTCATTGATAACCCTCGCACGTTGGATCCTCCCATCAAGTTGGGGCCTGGACGAGAGTTGAAGGTGCTTCCTGTTACGGAGTTTCCAGGCAAGCTGGTCTATCGCCGTATGCCCATTTTAGCTGACACCATCAAAAACCAAATTGGCAGGGAGGTTGAGTACATTTTCTGTGCTGATATTGACCAGGAGTTTGTGGCTCCTGTGGAAGAAGAAATACTTGGTGACCTGGTTGCCACCTTGCACCCCGAACTCTATGGCAAGCCACGGAAGGGGCTTCCTTATGAAAAGGATGAAGACTCGTCAGCTTACGTGAAGAAGGATGAAGGTGACTACTACTACACCTCTGAGCTCTATGGTGGGCTGGTTCGCGATGTGTACAGAATGGCTCTCGGTTGTTCTTTGCTCATTCTGAAGGACCAGGCTAATGGCATCATGGCCAGCGGCCACGAAGAGAGCTACTTGAACCGATACTTGATCACTCACCGGCCAACCTGCGTGCTTTCACCAGAGTACAACTGGTGGGATTCGGGGCTGGCTGTGGACGTGCCTGAGAAGAGGCTGGTCTCATTGGGAAGGCAATGTGAGGCTTTCGATGCTGAGAAGAGGGAGAAGTATCGGTGTTGA